One segment of Calliopsis andreniformis isolate RMS-2024a chromosome 1, iyCalAndr_principal, whole genome shotgun sequence DNA contains the following:
- the LOC143179513 gene encoding serine/threonine-protein kinase SIK3 isoform X3 has protein sequence MASATTSHNEVSQEFSVNKLIRVGYYELEKTIGKGNFAVVKMATHVVTKSKVAIKIIDKTKLNEENLAKIFREVHIMKRLRHPHIIRLYQVMETEKMIYLVTEFAPGGEIFDHLVRNGRMPEPEARRIFRQIVLAVRYLHQQRVVHRDLKAENLLLDADNNIKLADFGFSNEYTPGVPLSTWCGSPPYAAPEIFEGRQYDGPRADVWSLGVVLYVLVCGALPFDGPTMQLLRSVVISGKFRIPFFMSAECEKLIRHMLVVEPERRLSISQILAHSWMGGDGITEPEPGGCNSENVPPQLNQLVIENMLRLPGLSAETLLKAVQGNAFDHVSAIYNLLVDRLEPTMPSLPSIQSIPGDYAPDGAHQLEKFGDTEAETEERSGMQLTPGTPYHTTRRHTVGPGDTAHQPPTSYPYNYNHTSGDPALRLLPILQCNNTDPQVLPHTNLPLNLPLVQHQPPQNFQIKDQHLLKPPPVMGATGGFGRRASDGGANLHVFYQQHGSNSGGEDGGWSQPGSREHLQPIQTGSPTLVQCAQSLNVGVNNGSGDANGNNSGSGSGGSDRRRRSGLTAVMQRPGNRDSYKEPSTHVSTERYSPVRRASEGSGPPGPGIQALQQEYQQLQRLASPSHSPASIPGSPVHERGVAAITQGLSGLTTAVQGSIVHGTPTQPPATPLDLSPLRHHRSPATTPVSYSPSNSPALDMIQEEHPVEIPRVPPQISVTDLGGQVTLISCSPSPSPSPDSLEDTLPHYNPLPSFIISEPCDPSRPSITRGIGRPLNTLIPTEVEVTLSDESSRLNSEAILGRVKQIIDAKAPPKGFIFSREEVKGSGLSLEYPGGVQIELRVYESEEKEVKGIKMRRISGDQLQYSQLCQELISCITV, from the exons GTAGCTATTAAAATAATAgataaaacaaaattaaacGAAGAAAATCTGGCCAAGATTTTTCGTGAAGTGCACATAATGAAACGGTTAAGACATCCGCATATTATAAGATTATACCAAGTAATGGAGACAGAAAAAATGATATACTTAGTCACTGAATTTGCTCCTGGAGGAGAAATATTTGATCATCTTGTGCGGAATGGAAGAATGCCAGAACCAGAAGCTAGAAGAATTTTTCGTCAGATTGTTCTTGCTGTTCGTTATCTCCATCAACAAAGAGTTGTTCATCGAGATCTTAAG GCTGAGAATTTACTCCTTGATGCAGACAATAATATAAAACTTGCAGACTTTGGATTTAGTAATGAATATACTCCAGGTGTTCCGCTTAGCACTTGGTGTGGATCACCACCATATGCTGCTCCTGAAATTTTTGAAGGAAGACAATATGATGGTCCAAGAGCTGATGTATGG AGTCTCGGCGTTGTTTTGTACGTATTGGTTTGCGGTGCATTGCCATTTGATGGACCTACAATGCAGCTACTACGCTCTGTAGTAATCTCAGGGAAATTCAGAATACCATTTTTCATGTCTGCAG AATGTGAAAAACTGATTAGGCACATGTTGGTGGTGGAACCAGAAAGGCGTTTAAGTATTTCACAGATTTTAGCACATTCGTGGATGGGTGGAGATGGTATAACAGAACCTGAACCAGGAGG GTGTAATTCTGAAAATGTGCCACCACAATTAAATCAGTTAGTAATAGAAAATATGTTAAGATTACCAGGTCTCAGCGCAGAAACGTTACTGAAAGCAGTTCAAGGAAATGCTTTTGATCATGTATCAGCAATATATAATCTTCTTGTTGATCGATTAGAACCTACAATGCCTAGTTTACCCAGTATTCAAAGTATACCAGGAGATTATGCTCCTGATGGAGCACATCAACTAGAAAAG TTCGgtgatacagaagcagaaacagAAGAAAGGAGTGGAATGCAACTGACCCCTGGCACACCTTACCACACAACAAGAAGACACACAGTGGGACCTGGCGACACAGCTCATCAGCCACCCACGTCATATCcttataattataatcatacatCGGGGGATCCAGCACTGAGACTCCTTCCTATATTACAGTGCAATAACACTGATCCACAGGTGTTACCTCATACAAATCTACCATTAAACCTTCCTCTAGTTCAACATCAACCTCCCCAAAACTTTCAAATCAAGGATCAGCATTTATTAAAACCACCTCCAGTTATGGGAGCAA CGGGAGGTTTTGGAAGAAGAGCTTCAGACGGCGGAGCTAATCTTCATGTCTTTTATCAACAACATGGTAGTAATTCTGGTGGGGAAGATGGAGGCTGGAGCCAACCTGGCAGTAGAGAACATTTACAACCT ATTCAAACTGGAAGTCCAACACTTGTGCAGTGCGCTCAGTCGTTAAATGTAGGAGTCAACAATGGAAGTGGAGATGCAAATGGCAATAATAGTGGGAGTGGGAGTGGAGGCAGTGATAGAAGAAGGAGAAGTGGTCTTACTGCCGTCATGCAAAGACCAG GTAACAGAGATTCATATAAGGAGCCCAGCACTCATGTTTCCACGGAGAGATATTCGCCTGTTCGGAGAGCATCAGAAGGTTCAGGTCCACCTGGACCTGGAATTCAAGCACTTCAACAGGAGTATCAGCAACTACAGAGGCTAGCATCTCCATCGCATAGTCCTGCAAGTATTCCTGGATCTCCTGTACACGAGAGAGGAGTAGCAGCGATCACACAAG GTTTAAGTGGATTAACCACAGCAGTGCAAGGTAGCATTGTGCATGGTACTCCAACACAGCCACCAGCAACACCATTAGATTTGAGTCCATTAAGACATCATAGATCACCAGCTACAACACCAGTCAGTTATTCACCTAGTAACAGTCCAGCTTTGGATATGATTCAAGAGGAACATCCTGTTGAAATACCAAGA GTGCCACCTCAAATATCTGTAACGGATCTTGGAGGACAAGTAACGCTTATTAGTTGTTCACCTTCGCCATCTCCATCACCTGATTCGCTTGAGGATACGTTACCTCACTATAACCCTCTTCCCAGCTTTATCATCTCTGAACCATGTGATCCTTCGAGGCCCAGTATCACACGTGGTATCGGTAGGCCATTGAACACATTAATACCTACAGAAGTTGAAGTTACTCTATCAGATGAATCGAGTAGATTGAACTCTGAAGCTATATTAGGACGTGTAAAACAAATTATAGACGCAAAAGCCCCTCCAAAAGGGTTTATCTTCTCTAGGGAAGAAGTGAAAGGCAGTGGGCTTAGTTTAGAATATCCAGGTGGTGTTCAGATTGAACTTAGAGTTTATGAATCCGAAGAGAAGGAGGTAAAAGGCATTAAAATGCGAAGAATTAGTGGGGACCAATTGCAGTACAGTCAACTTTGTCAGGAGCTGATCTCGTGCATTACCGTTTGA
- the LOC143179513 gene encoding serine/threonine-protein kinase SIK3 isoform X1 produces the protein MASATTSHNEVSQEFSVNKLIRVGYYELEKTIGKGNFAVVKMATHVVTKSKVAIKIIDKTKLNEENLAKIFREVHIMKRLRHPHIIRLYQVMETEKMIYLVTEFAPGGEIFDHLVRNGRMPEPEARRIFRQIVLAVRYLHQQRVVHRDLKAENLLLDADNNIKLADFGFSNEYTPGVPLSTWCGSPPYAAPEIFEGRQYDGPRADVWSLGVVLYVLVCGALPFDGPTMQLLRSVVISGKFRIPFFMSAECEKLIRHMLVVEPERRLSISQILAHSWMGGDGITEPEPGGCNSENVPPQLNQLVIENMLRLPGLSAETLLKAVQGNAFDHVSAIYNLLVDRLEPTMPSLPSIQSIPGDYAPDGAHQLEKFGDTEAETEERSGMQLTPGTPYHTTRRHTVGPGDTAHQPPTSYPYNYNHTSGDPALRLLPILQCNNTDPQVLPHTNLPLNLPLVQHQPPQNFQIKDQHLLKPPPVMGATGGFGRRASDGGANLHVFYQQHGSNSGGEDGGWSQPGSREHLQPIQTGSPTLVQCAQSLNVGVNNGSGDANGNNSGSGSGGSDRRRRSGLTAVMQRPVINPEMVLEVEARMNRAYLPTRLLPTHLRGSTFPHHRKTSLYHASTVGNRDSYKEPSTHVSTERYSPVRRASEGSGPPGPGIQALQQEYQQLQRLASPSHSPASIPGSPVHERGVAAITQGLSGLTTAVQGSIVHGTPTQPPATPLDLSPLRHHRSPATTPVSYSPSNSPALDMIQEEHPVEIPRVPPQISVTDLGGQVTLISCSPSPSPSPDSLEDTLPHYNPLPSFIISEPCDPSRPSITRGIGRPLNTLIPTEVEVTLSDESSRLNSEAILGRVKQIIDAKAPPKGFIFSREEVKGSGLSLEYPGGVQIELRVYESEEKEVKGIKMRRISGDQLQYSQLCQELISCITV, from the exons GTAGCTATTAAAATAATAgataaaacaaaattaaacGAAGAAAATCTGGCCAAGATTTTTCGTGAAGTGCACATAATGAAACGGTTAAGACATCCGCATATTATAAGATTATACCAAGTAATGGAGACAGAAAAAATGATATACTTAGTCACTGAATTTGCTCCTGGAGGAGAAATATTTGATCATCTTGTGCGGAATGGAAGAATGCCAGAACCAGAAGCTAGAAGAATTTTTCGTCAGATTGTTCTTGCTGTTCGTTATCTCCATCAACAAAGAGTTGTTCATCGAGATCTTAAG GCTGAGAATTTACTCCTTGATGCAGACAATAATATAAAACTTGCAGACTTTGGATTTAGTAATGAATATACTCCAGGTGTTCCGCTTAGCACTTGGTGTGGATCACCACCATATGCTGCTCCTGAAATTTTTGAAGGAAGACAATATGATGGTCCAAGAGCTGATGTATGG AGTCTCGGCGTTGTTTTGTACGTATTGGTTTGCGGTGCATTGCCATTTGATGGACCTACAATGCAGCTACTACGCTCTGTAGTAATCTCAGGGAAATTCAGAATACCATTTTTCATGTCTGCAG AATGTGAAAAACTGATTAGGCACATGTTGGTGGTGGAACCAGAAAGGCGTTTAAGTATTTCACAGATTTTAGCACATTCGTGGATGGGTGGAGATGGTATAACAGAACCTGAACCAGGAGG GTGTAATTCTGAAAATGTGCCACCACAATTAAATCAGTTAGTAATAGAAAATATGTTAAGATTACCAGGTCTCAGCGCAGAAACGTTACTGAAAGCAGTTCAAGGAAATGCTTTTGATCATGTATCAGCAATATATAATCTTCTTGTTGATCGATTAGAACCTACAATGCCTAGTTTACCCAGTATTCAAAGTATACCAGGAGATTATGCTCCTGATGGAGCACATCAACTAGAAAAG TTCGgtgatacagaagcagaaacagAAGAAAGGAGTGGAATGCAACTGACCCCTGGCACACCTTACCACACAACAAGAAGACACACAGTGGGACCTGGCGACACAGCTCATCAGCCACCCACGTCATATCcttataattataatcatacatCGGGGGATCCAGCACTGAGACTCCTTCCTATATTACAGTGCAATAACACTGATCCACAGGTGTTACCTCATACAAATCTACCATTAAACCTTCCTCTAGTTCAACATCAACCTCCCCAAAACTTTCAAATCAAGGATCAGCATTTATTAAAACCACCTCCAGTTATGGGAGCAA CGGGAGGTTTTGGAAGAAGAGCTTCAGACGGCGGAGCTAATCTTCATGTCTTTTATCAACAACATGGTAGTAATTCTGGTGGGGAAGATGGAGGCTGGAGCCAACCTGGCAGTAGAGAACATTTACAACCT ATTCAAACTGGAAGTCCAACACTTGTGCAGTGCGCTCAGTCGTTAAATGTAGGAGTCAACAATGGAAGTGGAGATGCAAATGGCAATAATAGTGGGAGTGGGAGTGGAGGCAGTGATAGAAGAAGGAGAAGTGGTCTTACTGCCGTCATGCAAAGACCAG TTATAAATCCGGAGATGGTATTGGAGGTGGAAGCTAGGATGAATAGAGCTTACCTCCCAACGCGACTTTTGCCAACTCACCTTAGAGGATCAACATTTCCACATCACAGGAAGACTTCTTTGTACCATGCTAGTACTG TAGGTAACAGAGATTCATATAAGGAGCCCAGCACTCATGTTTCCACGGAGAGATATTCGCCTGTTCGGAGAGCATCAGAAGGTTCAGGTCCACCTGGACCTGGAATTCAAGCACTTCAACAGGAGTATCAGCAACTACAGAGGCTAGCATCTCCATCGCATAGTCCTGCAAGTATTCCTGGATCTCCTGTACACGAGAGAGGAGTAGCAGCGATCACACAAG GTTTAAGTGGATTAACCACAGCAGTGCAAGGTAGCATTGTGCATGGTACTCCAACACAGCCACCAGCAACACCATTAGATTTGAGTCCATTAAGACATCATAGATCACCAGCTACAACACCAGTCAGTTATTCACCTAGTAACAGTCCAGCTTTGGATATGATTCAAGAGGAACATCCTGTTGAAATACCAAGA GTGCCACCTCAAATATCTGTAACGGATCTTGGAGGACAAGTAACGCTTATTAGTTGTTCACCTTCGCCATCTCCATCACCTGATTCGCTTGAGGATACGTTACCTCACTATAACCCTCTTCCCAGCTTTATCATCTCTGAACCATGTGATCCTTCGAGGCCCAGTATCACACGTGGTATCGGTAGGCCATTGAACACATTAATACCTACAGAAGTTGAAGTTACTCTATCAGATGAATCGAGTAGATTGAACTCTGAAGCTATATTAGGACGTGTAAAACAAATTATAGACGCAAAAGCCCCTCCAAAAGGGTTTATCTTCTCTAGGGAAGAAGTGAAAGGCAGTGGGCTTAGTTTAGAATATCCAGGTGGTGTTCAGATTGAACTTAGAGTTTATGAATCCGAAGAGAAGGAGGTAAAAGGCATTAAAATGCGAAGAATTAGTGGGGACCAATTGCAGTACAGTCAACTTTGTCAGGAGCTGATCTCGTGCATTACCGTTTGA
- the LOC143179513 gene encoding serine/threonine-protein kinase SIK3 isoform X2, translated as MASATTSHNEVSQEFSVNKLIRVGYYELEKTIGKGNFAVVKMATHVVTKSKVAIKIIDKTKLNEENLAKIFREVHIMKRLRHPHIIRLYQVMETEKMIYLVTEFAPGGEIFDHLVRNGRMPEPEARRIFRQIVLAVRYLHQQRVVHRDLKAENLLLDADNNIKLADFGFSNEYTPGVPLSTWCGSPPYAAPEIFEGRQYDGPRADVWSLGVVLYVLVCGALPFDGPTMQLLRSVVISGKFRIPFFMSAECEKLIRHMLVVEPERRLSISQILAHSWMGGDGITEPEPGGCNSENVPPQLNQLVIENMLRLPGLSAETLLKAVQGNAFDHVSAIYNLLVDRLEPTMPSLPSIQSIPGDYAPDGAHQLEKFGDTEAETEERSGMQLTPGTPYHTTRRHTVGPGDTAHQPPTSYPYNYNHTSGDPALRLLPILQCNNTDPQVLPHTNLPLNLPLVQHQPPQNFQIKDQHLLKPPPVMGATGGFGRRASDGGANLHVFYQQHGSNSGGEDGGWSQPGSREHLQPIQTGSPTLVQCAQSLNVGVNNGSGDANGNNSGSGSGGSDRRRRSGLTAVMQRPVINPEMVLEVEARMNRAYLPTRLLPTHLRGSTFPHHRKTSLYHASTGNRDSYKEPSTHVSTERYSPVRRASEGSGPPGPGIQALQQEYQQLQRLASPSHSPASIPGSPVHERGVAAITQGLSGLTTAVQGSIVHGTPTQPPATPLDLSPLRHHRSPATTPVSYSPSNSPALDMIQEEHPVEIPRVPPQISVTDLGGQVTLISCSPSPSPSPDSLEDTLPHYNPLPSFIISEPCDPSRPSITRGIGRPLNTLIPTEVEVTLSDESSRLNSEAILGRVKQIIDAKAPPKGFIFSREEVKGSGLSLEYPGGVQIELRVYESEEKEVKGIKMRRISGDQLQYSQLCQELISCITV; from the exons GTAGCTATTAAAATAATAgataaaacaaaattaaacGAAGAAAATCTGGCCAAGATTTTTCGTGAAGTGCACATAATGAAACGGTTAAGACATCCGCATATTATAAGATTATACCAAGTAATGGAGACAGAAAAAATGATATACTTAGTCACTGAATTTGCTCCTGGAGGAGAAATATTTGATCATCTTGTGCGGAATGGAAGAATGCCAGAACCAGAAGCTAGAAGAATTTTTCGTCAGATTGTTCTTGCTGTTCGTTATCTCCATCAACAAAGAGTTGTTCATCGAGATCTTAAG GCTGAGAATTTACTCCTTGATGCAGACAATAATATAAAACTTGCAGACTTTGGATTTAGTAATGAATATACTCCAGGTGTTCCGCTTAGCACTTGGTGTGGATCACCACCATATGCTGCTCCTGAAATTTTTGAAGGAAGACAATATGATGGTCCAAGAGCTGATGTATGG AGTCTCGGCGTTGTTTTGTACGTATTGGTTTGCGGTGCATTGCCATTTGATGGACCTACAATGCAGCTACTACGCTCTGTAGTAATCTCAGGGAAATTCAGAATACCATTTTTCATGTCTGCAG AATGTGAAAAACTGATTAGGCACATGTTGGTGGTGGAACCAGAAAGGCGTTTAAGTATTTCACAGATTTTAGCACATTCGTGGATGGGTGGAGATGGTATAACAGAACCTGAACCAGGAGG GTGTAATTCTGAAAATGTGCCACCACAATTAAATCAGTTAGTAATAGAAAATATGTTAAGATTACCAGGTCTCAGCGCAGAAACGTTACTGAAAGCAGTTCAAGGAAATGCTTTTGATCATGTATCAGCAATATATAATCTTCTTGTTGATCGATTAGAACCTACAATGCCTAGTTTACCCAGTATTCAAAGTATACCAGGAGATTATGCTCCTGATGGAGCACATCAACTAGAAAAG TTCGgtgatacagaagcagaaacagAAGAAAGGAGTGGAATGCAACTGACCCCTGGCACACCTTACCACACAACAAGAAGACACACAGTGGGACCTGGCGACACAGCTCATCAGCCACCCACGTCATATCcttataattataatcatacatCGGGGGATCCAGCACTGAGACTCCTTCCTATATTACAGTGCAATAACACTGATCCACAGGTGTTACCTCATACAAATCTACCATTAAACCTTCCTCTAGTTCAACATCAACCTCCCCAAAACTTTCAAATCAAGGATCAGCATTTATTAAAACCACCTCCAGTTATGGGAGCAA CGGGAGGTTTTGGAAGAAGAGCTTCAGACGGCGGAGCTAATCTTCATGTCTTTTATCAACAACATGGTAGTAATTCTGGTGGGGAAGATGGAGGCTGGAGCCAACCTGGCAGTAGAGAACATTTACAACCT ATTCAAACTGGAAGTCCAACACTTGTGCAGTGCGCTCAGTCGTTAAATGTAGGAGTCAACAATGGAAGTGGAGATGCAAATGGCAATAATAGTGGGAGTGGGAGTGGAGGCAGTGATAGAAGAAGGAGAAGTGGTCTTACTGCCGTCATGCAAAGACCAG TTATAAATCCGGAGATGGTATTGGAGGTGGAAGCTAGGATGAATAGAGCTTACCTCCCAACGCGACTTTTGCCAACTCACCTTAGAGGATCAACATTTCCACATCACAGGAAGACTTCTTTGTACCATGCTAGTACTG GTAACAGAGATTCATATAAGGAGCCCAGCACTCATGTTTCCACGGAGAGATATTCGCCTGTTCGGAGAGCATCAGAAGGTTCAGGTCCACCTGGACCTGGAATTCAAGCACTTCAACAGGAGTATCAGCAACTACAGAGGCTAGCATCTCCATCGCATAGTCCTGCAAGTATTCCTGGATCTCCTGTACACGAGAGAGGAGTAGCAGCGATCACACAAG GTTTAAGTGGATTAACCACAGCAGTGCAAGGTAGCATTGTGCATGGTACTCCAACACAGCCACCAGCAACACCATTAGATTTGAGTCCATTAAGACATCATAGATCACCAGCTACAACACCAGTCAGTTATTCACCTAGTAACAGTCCAGCTTTGGATATGATTCAAGAGGAACATCCTGTTGAAATACCAAGA GTGCCACCTCAAATATCTGTAACGGATCTTGGAGGACAAGTAACGCTTATTAGTTGTTCACCTTCGCCATCTCCATCACCTGATTCGCTTGAGGATACGTTACCTCACTATAACCCTCTTCCCAGCTTTATCATCTCTGAACCATGTGATCCTTCGAGGCCCAGTATCACACGTGGTATCGGTAGGCCATTGAACACATTAATACCTACAGAAGTTGAAGTTACTCTATCAGATGAATCGAGTAGATTGAACTCTGAAGCTATATTAGGACGTGTAAAACAAATTATAGACGCAAAAGCCCCTCCAAAAGGGTTTATCTTCTCTAGGGAAGAAGTGAAAGGCAGTGGGCTTAGTTTAGAATATCCAGGTGGTGTTCAGATTGAACTTAGAGTTTATGAATCCGAAGAGAAGGAGGTAAAAGGCATTAAAATGCGAAGAATTAGTGGGGACCAATTGCAGTACAGTCAACTTTGTCAGGAGCTGATCTCGTGCATTACCGTTTGA
- the LOC143179513 gene encoding serine/threonine-protein kinase SIK3 isoform X4, which produces MASATTSHNEVSQEFSVNKLIRVGYYELEKTIGKGNFAVVKMATHVVTKSKVAIKIIDKTKLNEENLAKIFREVHIMKRLRHPHIIRLYQVMETEKMIYLVTEFAPGGEIFDHLVRNGRMPEPEARRIFRQIVLAVRYLHQQRVVHRDLKAENLLLDADNNIKLADFGFSNEYTPGVPLSTWCGSPPYAAPEIFEGRQYDGPRADVWSLGVVLYVLVCGALPFDGPTMQLLRSVVISGKFRIPFFMSAECEKLIRHMLVVEPERRLSISQILAHSWMGGDGITEPEPGGCNSENVPPQLNQLVIENMLRLPGLSAETLLKAVQGNAFDHVSAIYNLLVDRLEPTMPSLPSIQSIPGDYAPDGAHQLEKFGDTEAETEERSGMQLTPGTPYHTTRRHTVGPGDTAHQPPTSYPYNYNHTSGDPALRLLPILQCNNTDPQVLPHTNLPLNLPLVQHQPPQNFQIKDQHLLKPPPVMGATGGFGRRASDGGANLHVFYQQHGSNSGGEDGGWSQPGSREHLQPIQTGSPTLVQCAQSLNVGVNNGSGDANGNNSGSGSGGSDRRRRSGLTAVMQRPVINPEMVLEVEARMNRAYLPTRLLPTHLRGSTFPHHRKTSLYHASTVGNRDSYKEPSTHVSTERYSPVRRASEGSGPPGPGIQALQQEYQQLQRLASPSHSPASIPGSPVHERGVAAITQGLSGLTTAVQGSIVHGTPTQPPATPLDLSPLRHHRSPATTPVSYSPSNSPALDMIQEEHPVEIPRVPPQISVTDLGGQVTLISCSPSPSPSPDSLEDTLPHYNPLPSFIISEPCDPSRPSITRGIGKK; this is translated from the exons GTAGCTATTAAAATAATAgataaaacaaaattaaacGAAGAAAATCTGGCCAAGATTTTTCGTGAAGTGCACATAATGAAACGGTTAAGACATCCGCATATTATAAGATTATACCAAGTAATGGAGACAGAAAAAATGATATACTTAGTCACTGAATTTGCTCCTGGAGGAGAAATATTTGATCATCTTGTGCGGAATGGAAGAATGCCAGAACCAGAAGCTAGAAGAATTTTTCGTCAGATTGTTCTTGCTGTTCGTTATCTCCATCAACAAAGAGTTGTTCATCGAGATCTTAAG GCTGAGAATTTACTCCTTGATGCAGACAATAATATAAAACTTGCAGACTTTGGATTTAGTAATGAATATACTCCAGGTGTTCCGCTTAGCACTTGGTGTGGATCACCACCATATGCTGCTCCTGAAATTTTTGAAGGAAGACAATATGATGGTCCAAGAGCTGATGTATGG AGTCTCGGCGTTGTTTTGTACGTATTGGTTTGCGGTGCATTGCCATTTGATGGACCTACAATGCAGCTACTACGCTCTGTAGTAATCTCAGGGAAATTCAGAATACCATTTTTCATGTCTGCAG AATGTGAAAAACTGATTAGGCACATGTTGGTGGTGGAACCAGAAAGGCGTTTAAGTATTTCACAGATTTTAGCACATTCGTGGATGGGTGGAGATGGTATAACAGAACCTGAACCAGGAGG GTGTAATTCTGAAAATGTGCCACCACAATTAAATCAGTTAGTAATAGAAAATATGTTAAGATTACCAGGTCTCAGCGCAGAAACGTTACTGAAAGCAGTTCAAGGAAATGCTTTTGATCATGTATCAGCAATATATAATCTTCTTGTTGATCGATTAGAACCTACAATGCCTAGTTTACCCAGTATTCAAAGTATACCAGGAGATTATGCTCCTGATGGAGCACATCAACTAGAAAAG TTCGgtgatacagaagcagaaacagAAGAAAGGAGTGGAATGCAACTGACCCCTGGCACACCTTACCACACAACAAGAAGACACACAGTGGGACCTGGCGACACAGCTCATCAGCCACCCACGTCATATCcttataattataatcatacatCGGGGGATCCAGCACTGAGACTCCTTCCTATATTACAGTGCAATAACACTGATCCACAGGTGTTACCTCATACAAATCTACCATTAAACCTTCCTCTAGTTCAACATCAACCTCCCCAAAACTTTCAAATCAAGGATCAGCATTTATTAAAACCACCTCCAGTTATGGGAGCAA CGGGAGGTTTTGGAAGAAGAGCTTCAGACGGCGGAGCTAATCTTCATGTCTTTTATCAACAACATGGTAGTAATTCTGGTGGGGAAGATGGAGGCTGGAGCCAACCTGGCAGTAGAGAACATTTACAACCT ATTCAAACTGGAAGTCCAACACTTGTGCAGTGCGCTCAGTCGTTAAATGTAGGAGTCAACAATGGAAGTGGAGATGCAAATGGCAATAATAGTGGGAGTGGGAGTGGAGGCAGTGATAGAAGAAGGAGAAGTGGTCTTACTGCCGTCATGCAAAGACCAG TTATAAATCCGGAGATGGTATTGGAGGTGGAAGCTAGGATGAATAGAGCTTACCTCCCAACGCGACTTTTGCCAACTCACCTTAGAGGATCAACATTTCCACATCACAGGAAGACTTCTTTGTACCATGCTAGTACTG TAGGTAACAGAGATTCATATAAGGAGCCCAGCACTCATGTTTCCACGGAGAGATATTCGCCTGTTCGGAGAGCATCAGAAGGTTCAGGTCCACCTGGACCTGGAATTCAAGCACTTCAACAGGAGTATCAGCAACTACAGAGGCTAGCATCTCCATCGCATAGTCCTGCAAGTATTCCTGGATCTCCTGTACACGAGAGAGGAGTAGCAGCGATCACACAAG GTTTAAGTGGATTAACCACAGCAGTGCAAGGTAGCATTGTGCATGGTACTCCAACACAGCCACCAGCAACACCATTAGATTTGAGTCCATTAAGACATCATAGATCACCAGCTACAACACCAGTCAGTTATTCACCTAGTAACAGTCCAGCTTTGGATATGATTCAAGAGGAACATCCTGTTGAAATACCAAGA GTGCCACCTCAAATATCTGTAACGGATCTTGGAGGACAAGTAACGCTTATTAGTTGTTCACCTTCGCCATCTCCATCACCTGATTCGCTTGAGGATACGTTACCTCACTATAACCCTCTTCCCAGCTTTATCATCTCTGAACCATGTGATCCTTCGAGGCCCAGTATCACACGTGGTATCG GGAAGAAGTGA